A region from the Bacteroidota bacterium genome encodes:
- a CDS encoding ATP-binding protein, with protein MTDKELRITSSTTNLQQIRDFIQSECGAVGCPEPEIYKIQLAVDEACTNVIKHAYKNDPNHPITIRLDFEGNTLEICISDQGVPFDASHYHTPDLANFIKQRKRGGLGIQLIRSLMDEVRYERQNNQNRVTLVKTIRS; from the coding sequence ATGACTGATAAAGAGCTTCGGATCACCAGTTCCACCACCAATCTTCAGCAGATCCGGGATTTTATTCAATCGGAATGCGGAGCTGTTGGTTGCCCGGAACCCGAGATCTACAAAATCCAGCTGGCCGTGGATGAAGCATGTACCAATGTGATCAAACACGCCTATAAAAACGACCCGAATCACCCGATTACCATCCGACTGGATTTCGAAGGAAATACCCTTGAAATCTGCATATCGGATCAGGGGGTTCCATTTGATGCAAGCCATTACCACACTCCGGATCTTGCCAATTTTATCAAACAACGTAAAAGGGGTGGACTCGGAATTCAGCTGATCCGATCGCTGATGGACGAGGTGAGGTATGAGCGACAGAACAACCAGAATCGGGTAACACTGGTTAAAACCATCCGGTCATGA
- a CDS encoding PP2C family protein-serine/threonine phosphatase, whose product MTPEAVSTIDLKSLFETSRLFNSTTDPSFICEHLLRTLMGKLLVTRGAVFTSHADTPDQLMTLQARKGNFRSDLPSAITFHDLCEWVDREGLKGYDLRSDGQLTGYVVLGKPMGDRPVSADQEQFVLSLLEFSASALESSVRFDEVKKARQALGRKVHELRTLYELSQALNGLQDPGSVYNLFALTILGQGHYSGVFLYRQEHANEPHWIQVYRRGGKMAPSFHPEECVKKHISVWHPGSAVHSQLAGEGKETLITIPLKNPDPMILVLKQNPALKDQERAHMEFYQSLAHLLELTCTNIDNYRQALRKNELEKDLAIARDIQNNLLPSTFRGFEPLDVYGVNIPSQAVGGDYFDVFRLDKDRVVLAIADVTGKGTPASLLMANLQSMIRLILQYPPDLSDMTRRINDIIYQNTASDKFITFFWGILDLSNQTFTYVNAGHNPPYLLHQDSVKELSAGGVILGVMPAFIPYEQETVSFGPGDRLLIFTDGVTEAMNPEKAEFGEAAVLKRLTSWSSESSLQLTEQLLADIRTFAAGESQSDDITIITVQWPQL is encoded by the coding sequence ATGACGCCCGAAGCCGTTTCAACCATTGACCTGAAGTCGCTGTTTGAAACCTCGCGGCTGTTTAATTCAACCACCGATCCTTCCTTCATCTGTGAGCATTTACTCAGAACGCTCATGGGTAAACTGCTCGTCACCCGCGGAGCTGTCTTTACCAGCCATGCAGATACTCCCGACCAGTTGATGACTCTTCAGGCACGGAAGGGAAACTTCCGAAGCGACCTGCCTTCTGCAATAACCTTTCATGATCTCTGTGAATGGGTGGACCGTGAAGGATTGAAGGGGTATGACCTCCGGTCTGATGGACAGTTAACCGGCTATGTGGTACTGGGTAAACCCATGGGTGACCGGCCGGTGTCGGCCGATCAGGAACAATTTGTTTTATCTCTTCTCGAATTTTCTGCCTCAGCGCTTGAAAGTTCGGTGCGGTTTGATGAAGTCAAAAAAGCGCGTCAGGCTCTTGGCCGGAAGGTACATGAGCTCCGGACCCTGTATGAACTCAGCCAGGCTTTGAACGGACTGCAGGATCCCGGATCGGTGTATAATCTTTTTGCATTAACCATTCTCGGGCAAGGGCATTACTCGGGCGTTTTTCTGTACCGGCAGGAACATGCCAATGAACCACACTGGATTCAGGTTTACCGAAGGGGAGGAAAGATGGCCCCCTCGTTCCATCCGGAAGAATGTGTGAAAAAGCATATCAGTGTCTGGCATCCGGGAAGCGCGGTTCACTCGCAACTGGCCGGCGAAGGAAAAGAAACCCTGATTACCATTCCGTTGAAAAACCCCGACCCAATGATTCTGGTGCTGAAACAGAATCCGGCTCTTAAGGATCAGGAACGTGCCCACATGGAATTCTATCAGTCTCTGGCACACCTGCTAGAGCTGACCTGTACCAATATTGATAATTACCGTCAGGCCCTCAGGAAAAATGAACTCGAAAAGGATCTGGCCATTGCCCGTGACATTCAGAATAACCTGCTTCCGTCGACGTTCCGGGGATTTGAGCCACTCGATGTTTACGGCGTGAATATACCAAGCCAGGCAGTGGGAGGAGATTATTTCGATGTCTTCCGCCTGGATAAGGACCGGGTGGTTCTGGCCATTGCCGACGTGACAGGCAAGGGAACTCCGGCCAGCCTTCTGATGGCCAATCTGCAGTCAATGATACGGCTCATCCTTCAGTACCCGCCCGATCTGAGTGACATGACACGGCGTATCAATGATATTATCTATCAGAATACGGCTTCCGATAAATTTATCACCTTCTTCTGGGGAATTCTGGACCTGTCCAACCAGACATTTACCTACGTGAATGCAGGTCATAATCCACCCTATCTGCTGCATCAGGATTCGGTGAAGGAATTATCGGCTGGTGGCGTTATCTTAGGGGTTATGCCGGCTTTCATCCCCTATGAGCAGGAGACGGTTTCGTTTGGACCGGGGGATCGCCTGCTGATTTTCACCGATGGAGTCACCGAAGCCATGAACCCCGAAAAAGCGGAGTTCGGCGAAGCGGCAGTTCTGAAAAGACTGACTTCATGGAGCAGTGAATCCAGTTTACAACTAACCGAGCAGTTACTTGCCGACATCCGGACTTTTGCAGCCGGCGAGTCACAAAGCGACGACATTACCATTATTACCGTTCAATGGCCCCAACTTTAA
- a CDS encoding CvpA family protein, translated as MMLNWLDYLLIVVMGVGFITGFLSGFMKQFFGLLSWILAIAAAVYLGDSVNNLLRPLLPEPAWMYPAAGSVLAFIVIFVSVSLAGKFLADGDGPLASGVMNKVGGGLLGMLKSGAILVILCWLPQVINWPSRDQIDQSVLFGPFYHYVTSFLNPGAFFIRIT; from the coding sequence ATGATGCTAAACTGGCTGGATTACCTGCTGATTGTGGTAATGGGAGTTGGTTTTATCACCGGCTTCCTTTCCGGATTCATGAAGCAGTTCTTCGGACTTCTTTCCTGGATTCTGGCCATTGCAGCAGCGGTCTATCTGGGTGATTCGGTTAATAATCTGCTCAGGCCACTGCTTCCCGAACCCGCCTGGATGTACCCCGCTGCTGGATCGGTTCTTGCATTCATTGTCATCTTTGTTTCAGTGAGCCTTGCAGGAAAATTCCTGGCCGACGGAGATGGTCCACTGGCTTCCGGGGTGATGAACAAGGTGGGTGGAGGTCTGCTTGGCATGTTAAAATCTGGGGCCATTCTGGTTATACTCTGCTGGTTGCCTCAGGTCATCAACTGGCCTTCCCGCGATCAGATTGATCAATCCGTCCTGTTTGGTCCCTTTTACCATTATGTGACTTCCTTCCTGAATCCAGGTGCCTTTTTCATCCGCATCACATGA
- a CDS encoding AgmX/PglI C-terminal domain-containing protein → MAPTLKILVTGLLVLACSSPRETTQTPAPAPPPAAEPAPAPTPAVWDTDFLAEWIGARNLDVTTCYESIKVRVPETGGKIRVRLRFSPDGHLDSLVFLSNSTGSADLETCMKRRMKNWRIPKGTGSEPIWVEVPYEFTDWISGGDSADSIRTAQEIRDISLSNQSIIGQCLESATSINKSGTLSVGIAFSIQPDGSVRDVRVTQLPEDDESLELCILNRVRQWKFRPVNSSVIQPFSITYTFTF, encoded by the coding sequence ATGGCCCCAACTTTAAAAATACTGGTGACCGGACTGCTCGTCCTGGCCTGTTCGTCACCCCGGGAAACCACACAGACTCCTGCTCCTGCGCCTCCGCCGGCTGCGGAACCAGCTCCTGCACCAACTCCTGCAGTCTGGGATACCGATTTCCTGGCAGAATGGATCGGAGCACGCAATCTGGATGTGACCACCTGCTACGAATCAATTAAGGTCAGAGTACCCGAAACCGGCGGAAAAATCAGAGTCCGGCTGCGGTTCTCTCCCGACGGTCATCTGGACAGTCTGGTGTTTCTTTCCAATTCAACCGGCAGTGCCGATCTGGAAACCTGCATGAAACGCCGGATGAAGAACTGGCGTATTCCAAAAGGAACCGGTTCCGAACCCATCTGGGTGGAAGTTCCTTATGAATTCACCGACTGGATTTCGGGCGGTGATTCGGCAGACAGTATCCGTACCGCGCAGGAGATCCGGGATATCTCTCTTTCCAATCAATCCATCATCGGGCAATGTCTTGAATCGGCCACCAGCATCAACAAATCGGGAACACTTTCGGTCGGTATCGCCTTTTCCATTCAACCCGATGGTTCGGTCCGGGATGTGCGTGTGACCCAGTTACCCGAAGATGATGAAAGTTTAGAGCTTTGTATTCTCAACCGGGTCAGGCAGTGGAAATTCCGACCGGTGAACTCGTCGGTCATTCAACCATTTTCTATTACTTACACCTTTACTTTTTAG
- a CDS encoding STAS domain-containing protein — MSMFSVNIKDHEEIKVISLNGVLDAHTAADLENHLKTLIEGGSNRIVVNFKDLQYIASAGLGVFMAYIEDVRDQHGDIKLCEMSDKVYNVFDLLGFPVLYDITRTESEAIVKFKG, encoded by the coding sequence ATGAGCATGTTCAGTGTAAATATTAAAGATCATGAGGAAATCAAAGTGATTTCCCTCAATGGGGTACTGGATGCCCATACGGCAGCCGATCTGGAAAACCACCTGAAGACGCTGATTGAGGGGGGAAGTAACCGGATTGTCGTCAATTTTAAAGATCTGCAGTACATCGCTTCGGCCGGATTGGGCGTATTCATGGCCTATATCGAGGATGTGCGTGATCAGCACGGAGATATCAAACTCTGTGAGATGAGTGATAAAGTCTACAATGTATTCGATTTATTGGGTTTTCCGGTTTTATACGATATCACCCGGACTGAATCCGAGGCGATCGTAAAATTCAAAGGATAA
- a CDS encoding SpoIIE family protein phosphatase, whose protein sequence is MNIGKPIYWKSFLWTAISLLMVGDSFNFLIGNYSHIQLYTGWIGGLRDTLVVVTAAGFMFFILQNSPVRKPELIQSLWKCLLGMGVLLLLAFLFNYQFADVGFHRTGEMAATSDLVIPDETTGSDTDFQADDPVPVPSGSVDLRPTTFFSIVYSFLMTGGFLLFSAFAWVHVRHYVFHKRTRRFETNFYILLVLLGVMGLRSMIPSGSFLSGEVLQVLLLLSFGVYALLNGFRLSWVLYVTRREKIISIFLLSLVITLNIIFLTTDMLGAMTAMEYLSPFILTVVRFTITFILGYATIAFFSILFHLPTSEAFEKKSTELTSLHSLSRLISSVFDIRELSEAVVNFSAQTTNADSAWLETYTIQSGGQRDVKLLSPKNITSTDIQILTGMSGNSIREALVNTRTLLNIQKANTHPLMDQVLVKKKKIGSLIAVPLIARDNLVGGLFVAKGIEFGFDREDIDTVLTFAEQAAIAIDNTRLFEMSLEKERLQQELFIAQNIQMKLLPQSNPDLPYAEVESVSYPAYEVGGDYYDFLTLPDGKTGIVVADVSGKGTSAAFYMAEVKGIFQSLARNFPEPKALLAEANHVLYNSLERKSFVSVLYAVYDPVRSEVVTSRAGHCPLLRIRADGTTEFIRSKGIGLGMGPSAVFTETTEEIRVPLIQGDVLVMYSDGVVEAMNEKQEEFGYERLEQICRDNRERSAREILDQIISGVNAFIWNGRANDDLTLVVTKWKGTE, encoded by the coding sequence ATGAACATCGGAAAACCCATCTACTGGAAATCTTTTCTCTGGACAGCCATCAGCCTTCTGATGGTTGGTGACTCGTTTAATTTCCTGATCGGGAATTACAGTCACATTCAACTTTACACAGGCTGGATAGGTGGACTCCGTGATACACTGGTGGTGGTTACGGCTGCCGGGTTTATGTTTTTCATTCTGCAAAACAGTCCGGTCAGAAAACCTGAACTCATCCAATCCCTCTGGAAATGTCTGCTGGGTATGGGAGTGCTGCTGCTGCTGGCGTTTCTGTTCAATTACCAGTTTGCAGATGTTGGTTTCCACCGGACGGGAGAAATGGCCGCCACTTCCGATCTGGTCATTCCGGATGAAACAACGGGAAGTGATACCGACTTTCAGGCGGACGACCCGGTTCCGGTCCCATCCGGGTCGGTCGATCTGCGCCCCACCACTTTTTTCTCAATTGTCTACAGTTTTTTGATGACTGGCGGTTTTTTACTGTTTTCCGCCTTTGCCTGGGTTCACGTCCGGCATTATGTTTTTCATAAACGCACCAGACGATTCGAAACGAATTTCTACATTCTGCTGGTTCTGCTGGGCGTGATGGGCCTCCGGTCGATGATTCCTTCCGGGAGTTTTCTTTCAGGTGAAGTGCTTCAGGTACTGCTCCTTTTGTCTTTTGGTGTGTATGCTCTTTTGAACGGATTCCGCCTTTCATGGGTTTTGTATGTGACTCGCCGGGAAAAGATCATTTCCATCTTTCTGCTTTCTCTCGTGATCACCCTGAACATCATTTTCCTGACCACGGATATGCTCGGTGCCATGACTGCCATGGAATACTTGTCTCCGTTTATTCTGACAGTGGTCCGTTTTACCATCACCTTTATCCTGGGCTATGCCACCATTGCCTTCTTCTCAATTCTTTTCCATTTACCAACTTCGGAAGCATTCGAAAAGAAATCGACCGAACTGACCTCTCTTCATAGTCTGTCGAGACTGATCAGCAGCGTGTTCGATATCAGAGAACTCAGTGAAGCGGTTGTGAATTTTTCGGCTCAGACCACGAATGCAGATTCAGCCTGGCTCGAAACCTACACCATCCAATCCGGCGGGCAGCGCGATGTGAAATTGCTGTCACCCAAGAACATTACATCGACCGATATTCAGATTCTGACAGGCATGAGTGGTAACAGCATCCGCGAAGCGTTGGTAAATACCCGGACCCTGTTAAATATTCAAAAGGCCAATACACATCCGCTCATGGATCAGGTCCTGGTTAAAAAGAAGAAAATCGGAAGTCTGATAGCTGTTCCACTGATTGCAAGAGACAACCTGGTGGGGGGGCTTTTTGTTGCGAAAGGCATTGAGTTCGGGTTTGACAGGGAAGACATCGATACGGTGCTCACCTTTGCCGAACAGGCGGCCATAGCCATTGACAATACCCGGCTGTTTGAAATGTCACTGGAGAAAGAACGCCTTCAGCAGGAATTGTTCATTGCCCAGAACATTCAGATGAAACTTCTCCCGCAATCCAATCCGGATCTGCCTTATGCCGAGGTTGAAAGTGTCAGCTACCCGGCCTATGAGGTTGGGGGTGATTACTATGATTTTCTGACACTTCCCGATGGAAAAACAGGGATTGTGGTTGCTGACGTTTCGGGCAAGGGAACCAGTGCTGCCTTTTACATGGCTGAGGTTAAAGGTATTTTTCAGTCTCTGGCCAGGAATTTCCCCGAGCCGAAGGCATTGCTGGCCGAAGCCAATCATGTTCTGTACAACAGTCTGGAACGGAAATCCTTTGTCAGTGTTTTATATGCAGTTTATGATCCGGTCCGATCCGAAGTGGTGACCTCGAGGGCCGGTCACTGTCCGCTGTTAAGGATCCGCGCGGATGGGACCACCGAATTTATCAGGTCAAAGGGAATCGGATTGGGAATGGGTCCCTCTGCCGTTTTTACAGAAACCACCGAGGAGATCAGGGTACCTTTGATTCAGGGTGATGTCCTGGTGATGTACTCGGATGGCGTGGTGGAAGCCATGAATGAGAAGCAGGAAGAATTCGGGTATGAACGACTTGAGCAGATTTGCCGTGACAACCGTGAGCGGAGTGCCAGAGAAATTCTTGACCAGATAATCAGTGGGGTAAATGCCTTCATCTGGAACGGCCGTGCAAACGATGACCTGACGCTGGTTGTAACTAAATGGAAAGGTACGGAGTAA
- a CDS encoding GatB/YqeY domain-containing protein, with amino-acid sequence MSIRQSIADQMKDAMRQKDSVRLDTLRSIKAALLEKEISLRQGGAAELSDAEELQVVTNLAKKRRDSIEQFTAAGRTDLAEKESKELAILITFLPEQLSAESVAKRLKELIAETGATSMKDLGKVMPLAMKEFKGRADGKLVQDTLKTLLGG; translated from the coding sequence ATGAGCATCAGACAGAGCATTGCCGATCAGATGAAAGACGCCATGCGGCAGAAGGATTCGGTCAGGCTGGATACGTTGCGCTCCATCAAAGCAGCGTTGCTTGAAAAGGAAATTTCCCTTCGCCAGGGAGGAGCTGCCGAACTGAGTGACGCTGAAGAACTTCAGGTGGTGACCAACCTGGCAAAAAAGCGCCGCGACAGCATCGAACAGTTTACAGCAGCAGGCCGGACCGATCTGGCAGAAAAAGAATCGAAAGAACTGGCCATTCTGATTACCTTTCTCCCAGAACAATTATCGGCTGAGTCGGTGGCCAAACGCCTGAAGGAACTGATTGCAGAAACAGGCGCTACCTCCATGAAAGATCTTGGTAAAGTCATGCCTCTGGCCATGAAAGAATTTAAAGGCCGCGCCGATGGCAAACTCGTTCAGGACACCCTGAAAACCCTGCTTGGCGGATGA